A section of the Candidatus Bathyarchaeia archaeon genome encodes:
- a CDS encoding TMEM165/GDT1 family protein has protein sequence MDLTPLLASFGIIAAAELGYKTQLTAILLAAIYANPTWVFIGVMASYSALTAAVW, from the coding sequence TTGGATTTAACGCCCCTGCTGGCTTCTTTTGGCATAATAGCCGCAGCTGAGCTGGGATATAAAACGCAGCTTACCGCGATACTCCTCGCGGCAATATACGCCAACCCCACGTGGGTCTTCATAGGTGTGATGGCTTCTTACTCTGCCTTGACTGCGGCTGTGTGGTAA
- a CDS encoding DHH family phosphoesterase: MTHNLDAFLKGCENIADKILRHIEKGDLIQIVSHLDADGVAAGSIMAKAIHRLGGNFSLRVAKQVDERLIERMLQVKAKLYIFAEIGSGYLDLLTRIREAEVLVIDHHKPLEGSYPSIAMVNPHLYGIDGASEISGAGVCYIVAKKLSQENIDLSPLGVVGALGDLQDKNEKRSLTGLNQVIVEDAVDGGYLEVRTDLLFYGRETRPIYKAIASTMNPFIPGLSGEEGNSLGFLVNLGIPLKAGEKFRTLADLTAEEKQRIYSELTKYLSSKGFTSSLIISLIGSVYTLLKEDRLTPMRDGREFASLLNACARMDKPGVAVALCMGDRGEALNEAQNILSEYRKVISRYMGHLLGEARERIRDLENICIVDCEGIVDENLLSPVASILSTSGVLNQEKPLLFLTRTREGEVKVSARASETLVGRGLSVGTIMQTAAERVKGRGGGHSVAAGANIPHDQKDNFIRLVDQLAKSALLKSDVQS, from the coding sequence ATGACTCATAATCTCGACGCCTTTCTTAAAGGCTGCGAAAATATTGCAGATAAGATTCTGCGGCATATCGAGAAAGGAGACCTTATTCAGATAGTCTCCCACCTAGACGCAGATGGTGTAGCCGCTGGTTCAATCATGGCTAAGGCTATCCACAGGTTGGGAGGCAACTTCAGCCTTAGAGTGGCAAAGCAGGTGGATGAGCGGCTCATAGAGCGAATGCTCCAAGTTAAGGCTAAGCTCTATATCTTCGCGGAAATTGGAAGTGGCTACCTCGACCTTCTCACGAGGATACGAGAGGCTGAGGTTCTGGTGATTGACCACCATAAGCCCCTCGAGGGAAGCTACCCTAGTATCGCCATGGTAAACCCGCACCTCTACGGGATCGACGGGGCAAGTGAAATCAGCGGAGCGGGGGTCTGCTACATCGTTGCGAAGAAGCTCAGCCAAGAGAATATCGACCTCTCGCCACTTGGGGTTGTAGGCGCTCTAGGTGACCTTCAAGATAAGAATGAGAAGAGAAGCCTCACCGGATTGAACCAAGTAATAGTAGAGGACGCTGTCGACGGCGGCTACCTTGAGGTGAGAACTGACCTCCTATTCTATGGAAGAGAAACCCGGCCGATCTATAAGGCGATAGCCTCTACAATGAACCCCTTTATTCCTGGGCTGAGTGGAGAGGAGGGCAATAGTCTAGGCTTCCTCGTGAATCTCGGAATTCCACTCAAGGCTGGAGAAAAGTTCCGTACACTAGCAGACCTCACCGCGGAGGAGAAGCAACGAATCTACTCTGAGTTGACTAAATACCTATCCTCAAAGGGATTTACGAGCAGTTTAATCATCAGCCTGATAGGATCCGTTTACACCCTTCTCAAGGAGGATAGACTGACCCCTATGAGGGACGGTAGAGAGTTTGCCTCACTTCTTAACGCTTGCGCTCGAATGGATAAACCCGGCGTCGCCGTAGCTCTCTGCATGGGTGATAGAGGGGAAGCTCTAAACGAGGCGCAGAACATTCTCAGCGAGTATCGGAAAGTCATCTCAAGATATATGGGGCACCTTCTAGGTGAGGCTCGAGAACGTATTAGAGATCTGGAAAATATCTGCATCGTGGATTGCGAGGGAATCGTTGACGAGAACCTCCTAAGCCCGGTTGCGAGCATTCTCTCCACATCGGGTGTCCTAAACCAGGAGAAACCTCTCCTCTTCCTGACAAGGACGAGGGAAGGTGAGGTAAAGGTTTCAGCTAGAGCTAGCGAGACTCTCGTAGGGAGAGGCTTAAGCGTCGGCACTATAATGCAGACTGCGGCTGAACGGGTGAAGGGGAGGGGAGGAGGACATAGTGTGGCAGCTGGTGCCAATATCCCCCATGATCAAAAAGACAACTTTATACGGCTAGTTGACCAACTAGCAAAAAGTGCACTGTTGAAGAGCGATGTTCAAAGCTAG
- a CDS encoding XTP/dITP diphosphatase has product MVEPMPRIESSDNKWSPVYFATTNSGKFAEVAALASEYGIVLRRLDLKPPEIQSERLEDVASNSALQLLRDGNPLPLLVEDAGLFIYALNGFPGPFSSYVYAKLGVEGILRLLEDMDDRRAYFESVVAYAYGEGQPLLFEGKVEGVIVHQSRGRYGFGFDPIFQPLDKHQTFAEMTMEEKNSCSHRAKAFRKFAGWYTTK; this is encoded by the coding sequence ATGGTTGAACCTATGCCCAGAATTGAGAGTTCAGATAATAAGTGGAGCCCGGTATATTTTGCTACAACAAATAGTGGAAAGTTTGCGGAAGTTGCGGCTTTAGCCTCAGAGTACGGTATAGTGTTAAGGCGTTTAGATCTAAAGCCGCCTGAGATCCAGTCTGAGAGGCTTGAAGATGTCGCAAGCAACTCTGCCCTTCAACTTTTGAGAGATGGCAACCCTCTACCACTACTAGTTGAGGACGCGGGCCTCTTCATATATGCCTTGAACGGATTCCCGGGACCCTTCTCATCGTATGTATATGCCAAACTTGGTGTTGAAGGCATACTTAGACTACTTGAGGATATGGATGACAGGAGGGCATACTTTGAGTCTGTGGTCGCTTATGCTTATGGTGAGGGGCAACCTCTCCTCTTTGAAGGTAAGGTTGAAGGGGTAATAGTTCACCAAAGCCGAGGAAGATACGGCTTCGGTTTCGACCCAATTTTCCAACCTCTCGACAAGCACCAGACCTTCGCGGAGATGACCATGGAAGAAAAGAACAGCTGCTCGCATAGAGCGAAGGCGTTCAGGAAGTTCGCCGGTTGGTACACTACAAAATGA
- a CDS encoding KEOPS complex kinase/ATPase Bud32: MKSLLGGLGLASGGEVESSDLLDEPPRLLKRGAEADLYISTFEGYKVIVKRRVCKSYRLPELDRRIREYRTSHEAQLLHEAKVAGVPTPIIFFVDRVNFEIIMLYIEGVRLRDCLGEMSEPQRSRICRTVGYSIALLHRNEIVHGDLTTSNLILTADGRLFFVDFGLGFHSRSLEDQGVDLFLLLRALQSYHYRYAKSCFTEVMKGYGKVVGSRKLSEVEAKIEEIRRRGRYVLER, translated from the coding sequence TTGAAGAGTTTATTAGGTGGGTTAGGGCTGGCTTCGGGTGGTGAGGTGGAGAGTTCGGATCTTCTCGACGAGCCGCCTCGGCTACTGAAGAGGGGTGCTGAGGCTGATCTTTACATTAGCACTTTTGAGGGTTACAAGGTCATAGTTAAGAGAAGAGTCTGCAAAAGTTATAGGCTTCCAGAACTCGACAGGAGGATACGTGAATACCGAACATCTCATGAAGCACAACTACTCCACGAGGCCAAAGTGGCAGGCGTCCCAACTCCTATCATATTCTTCGTAGACAGAGTAAACTTCGAGATAATCATGCTGTATATTGAGGGTGTACGTTTGAGAGACTGCCTTGGTGAGATGAGCGAGCCCCAGCGGAGTAGAATTTGCCGCACTGTAGGGTACTCAATTGCTCTCCTCCACCGCAACGAGATCGTCCACGGCGACCTCACGACTTCCAATCTCATATTAACCGCGGATGGGCGACTCTTCTTCGTAGACTTCGGCCTCGGCTTCCACTCAAGAAGTCTAGAAGACCAAGGTGTTGACCTCTTCCTATTGCTGAGGGCACTCCAAAGTTACCACTACCGTTACGCAAAAAGTTGCTTTACCGAAGTCATGAAGGGTTACGGTAAAGTGGTTGGTAGTAGAAAACTCTCCGAGGTTGAAGCAAAGATCGAGGAGATAAGAAGGAGAGGGCGCTATGTCCTAGAGAGGTAG
- a CDS encoding KEOPS complex subunit Pcc1, translated as MFKARIEVRCPSRRHAEAIAESLSPDNRDVPANLKVKTESDGKSVVTIIECVGRYETFLATLDDLLTCVQTAQSSLEVL; from the coding sequence ATGTTCAAAGCTAGGATCGAGGTAAGGTGCCCAAGCCGTCGTCACGCTGAGGCTATAGCTGAGAGCTTATCTCCAGACAATAGAGATGTACCAGCTAACCTAAAGGTTAAGACTGAGAGCGACGGAAAGAGTGTCGTAACCATCATAGAATGTGTAGGGAGGTATGAGACCTTCTTGGCGACCTTGGATGACCTCCTCACCTGTGTCCAGACAGCTCAGAGTAGCTTGGAGGTGTTATAG
- the serS gene encoding serine--tRNA ligase, translating into MSEEITILVSGKIAFSKNAEEAEDTIAALVEKSNRELFVSGIPSSRTKVATKIVDWSIEGESLNLTIISGTYARAPAALLRFRKLLAEEVGAKYRIGVREVEAPAITIKIPTSQLSEQTLERIRGMSYVRDANYEEGKLSVTLKPIKEGELKRNIPDRVMAMVSSIVAEATKAGTAAVALSTPVVRRGDVKPVRFRREPSEVAAELGWIKEFPGRGQWIYTPPYTKLLELMEEILLNEVIRPMGFQPFMLPKLIPLEVMRRMPGYLEDIPEGMYYVCHPPREPEAFAKFKETVKITKSVPKGLLKEIVKEPEYVLAPAQCEPFWYFFSHETVKVEDLPFKFYDRAGWTYRWEGGGVEGLTRIHEFRRIELGYLGTPEQVVKLRDSVRDRLLDVVENILDMEWRVVAATPFYMKGGEVGDTSQSQNVAAYDIEVYLPYRGERDKAEWLEIAACFIHRTKFVESFSIHEAKGRPIWTGCTGIGISRWVAAFLATHGFNPENWPKPISERFGDYELPRTLLWPKERGQES; encoded by the coding sequence TTGAGTGAAGAGATAACTATCTTGGTCTCGGGAAAAATAGCCTTCAGCAAGAACGCCGAGGAGGCTGAGGACACGATAGCTGCCCTGGTGGAGAAGTCCAACAGGGAACTCTTTGTGAGTGGTATCCCCTCAAGCCGCACTAAAGTTGCCACAAAGATAGTTGACTGGAGCATTGAAGGTGAATCCCTAAACCTTACCATAATCTCTGGAACCTACGCTAGAGCCCCTGCAGCACTCCTGAGGTTCCGTAAACTCTTAGCTGAAGAAGTTGGTGCAAAATACCGTATTGGTGTACGTGAAGTTGAGGCCCCTGCTATCACCATAAAAATTCCAACCAGCCAATTGAGTGAACAGACACTAGAGAGAATCCGAGGTATGAGCTATGTAAGGGATGCAAACTATGAGGAGGGAAAACTCAGCGTCACATTGAAGCCTATAAAGGAGGGAGAGTTGAAACGAAACATCCCCGACAGAGTTATGGCTATGGTCTCGTCGATAGTTGCGGAAGCAACTAAGGCGGGGACTGCAGCAGTAGCGCTTTCCACGCCTGTTGTCCGAAGGGGCGATGTAAAACCTGTTAGGTTTAGGCGAGAGCCTTCGGAAGTCGCTGCAGAGCTAGGGTGGATAAAGGAGTTTCCAGGGAGAGGCCAGTGGATTTATACTCCACCTTACACGAAGCTGTTGGAGCTCATGGAGGAGATACTCCTGAATGAGGTGATACGGCCGATGGGCTTCCAGCCATTCATGCTCCCGAAGCTTATACCGCTTGAGGTCATGCGGAGGATGCCAGGATATCTGGAGGATATCCCGGAGGGGATGTATTACGTCTGTCATCCACCCCGAGAGCCTGAAGCCTTCGCAAAATTCAAGGAGACGGTGAAGATAACTAAATCTGTGCCTAAGGGGCTACTGAAGGAGATAGTCAAAGAGCCAGAGTACGTCCTCGCTCCTGCACAGTGTGAGCCTTTCTGGTATTTCTTCAGCCACGAAACAGTAAAGGTGGAGGATCTCCCCTTCAAGTTCTATGACAGAGCAGGATGGACTTACAGGTGGGAAGGAGGAGGAGTTGAGGGACTCACTCGGATTCACGAATTTCGACGCATAGAGCTAGGCTACCTTGGAACACCTGAACAGGTTGTGAAACTTAGAGACTCTGTGAGAGACCGCCTATTGGATGTTGTGGAAAATATCCTCGATATGGAGTGGAGGGTAGTGGCAGCTACTCCATTCTACATGAAAGGCGGCGAGGTAGGGGACACCAGCCAGAGCCAGAACGTAGCCGCATACGACATCGAGGTATACCTCCCCTATAGAGGGGAACGGGATAAGGCTGAGTGGCTGGAGATTGCCGCCTGCTTCATACATAGAACCAAGTTCGTTGAGAGCTTCAGCATCCACGAAGCCAAGGGCCGACCTATTTGGACAGGGTGCACTGGAATTGGGATCTCAAGGTGGGTGGCAGCCTTCTTGGCTACCCATGGTTTTAATCCTGAAAACTGGCCCAAACCGATTAGTGAACGCTTCGGCGACTATGAGTTACCCAGAACTCTACTCTGGCCTAAGGAGAGGGGGCAGGAAAGCTGA
- a CDS encoding 30S ribosomal protein S15: MARVHAPKRGSSQSTRPVTKRAPSWCSYRPEEVESLVIKLAREGQPADMIGGILRDQYGIPLVKAITGKKINQILEEAKLTPQLPEDLAMLLKKASRMQRHVEKNKADRRSIHNLQLLESRIHNLSVYYKKRKLLPEGWKYKSVVGSFI; this comes from the coding sequence CTGGCAAGAGTTCACGCCCCAAAGAGAGGGAGCTCACAGTCCACCCGACCTGTAACCAAGAGAGCCCCCTCATGGTGCAGCTACAGACCTGAAGAGGTGGAGTCTTTAGTAATAAAACTGGCTAGGGAGGGACAGCCAGCCGACATGATCGGCGGAATACTCAGAGATCAGTATGGCATCCCGCTGGTAAAGGCGATAACGGGGAAGAAGATCAACCAGATACTCGAGGAGGCAAAACTCACCCCACAACTCCCTGAGGATCTGGCGATGCTACTGAAAAAAGCCAGTAGGATGCAGCGTCATGTAGAGAAGAACAAGGCAGATCGTAGAAGCATCCATAACCTCCAACTCCTCGAGTCGCGCATTCACAACCTCTCAGTCTATTATAAGAAGAGGAAACTTCTACCTGAAGGCTGGAAGTACAAATCTGTAGTCGGCTCCTTCATATGA